CACCCCCATACACACCGGACTGGAGCCTTGGCTGGCAAAAAAAGGGATTACGCTAGACAATAAAGTCGTAATTGATGTACAATGCGGGCAAGTGAGCATTCCACGCCGGGTGGGCAATATGACTGTACAGTCACAAGAACGCTTTTTTTACTTTCCTTTGCTCAACAAGTTTGCTGATCACCCGGCCTCTAAAGGGCTCGAAGCAGTACTTTTTCAGTTTGCCAACCCTTTGAGTTTTAATGGTGATTCTACCAAAAAATTTACCCCGCTTGCTTATACTTCTGAGCGTTCGGGAGTATTGCCCGCCAGTGCCCCTATTTCGCTGGAGCGCAACTGGCAGGAAGCTGATTTTAACGAACCCCGGCAAGTAGTGGCGGCTGCCCTGGAAGACAAAGCGGAAGGGAAAGCCAAGTCTAGAATAGTGGTGTTTAGCGATGGCGACTTTGCCGTAGCTGCCCAACAGGGACAACAGGTAAACGAAGACAATGTCAACTTTATGGCAAATGCGATAGATTGGCTCTCAGACGATACCGGGCTGATAGACTTGCGCACCAAACAAGTGAAGTTTCGCCCATTACGCCAGGGAATCAGTGAAGGAACCAAAAGTTTTCTAAAATACTTTAACTTTTTGTTTCCCATTTTGCTAGTCATC
The nucleotide sequence above comes from Microscilla marina ATCC 23134. Encoded proteins:
- a CDS encoding Gldg family protein, yielding ATLSGKHMPNWKRLAEVQLVMALNKVDAPKQLNVPLTPIHTGLEPWLAKKGITLDNKVVIDVQCGQVSIPRRVGNMTVQSQERFFYFPLLNKFADHPASKGLEAVLFQFANPLSFNGDSTKKFTPLAYTSERSGVLPASAPISLERNWQEADFNEPRQVVAAALEDKAEGKAKSRIVVFSDGDFAVAAQQGQQVNEDNVNFMANAIDWLSDDTGLIDLRTKQVKFRPLRQGISEGTKSFLKYFNFLFPILLVIIYGIVRVQKRKAIRRMRMSEASV